From the Exiguobacterium aurantiacum genome, one window contains:
- the cydS gene encoding cytochrome bd oxidase small subunit CydS, producing MSTLDQFLIFYAAPLTFFGAVIATFVWAYFMKPDDV from the coding sequence ATGAGCACGTTGGATCAATTTTTAATCTTTTATGCGGCCCCGCTCACGTTCTTTGGCGCCGTCATCGCGACGTTCGTTTGGGCGTATTTCATGAAACCTGATGATGTCTAA
- the trmB gene encoding tRNA (guanosine(46)-N7)-methyltransferase TrmB, giving the protein MRLRHKPWAKEYMEAQEHVFITHPETLKGNWKAEFKNDNPLFIEVGSGKGQFVLGMAQQFPDVNFIAIELFESVAVSIVQKLVETPMSNVRVLTVDAKQLVDYFEAGEVDRVYLNFSDPWPKTRHAKRRLTYKTFLATYEAVLPRGGEIHFKTDNRGLFEYSLESMSQYGMYFTDISLDLHVNEPADNVRTEYEERFSALGQPIYRMEAAFRPKI; this is encoded by the coding sequence ATGCGTTTACGTCACAAACCTTGGGCCAAAGAATATATGGAAGCTCAAGAACATGTCTTTATCACTCATCCCGAAACGTTAAAAGGGAATTGGAAAGCAGAATTTAAGAACGACAATCCGCTCTTTATCGAGGTCGGATCGGGGAAAGGGCAATTCGTTTTGGGGATGGCCCAACAGTTCCCGGACGTCAATTTCATCGCCATCGAGTTATTCGAGAGCGTCGCCGTGTCAATCGTGCAAAAGCTCGTGGAGACGCCGATGTCAAACGTCCGTGTGTTGACCGTTGACGCTAAGCAGCTCGTCGACTACTTCGAGGCCGGTGAAGTCGACCGCGTCTATTTGAACTTCTCAGATCCATGGCCGAAAACACGGCATGCGAAACGTCGATTGACGTATAAAACGTTCCTCGCCACGTATGAGGCTGTTTTACCTCGCGGCGGTGAAATTCACTTCAAGACGGATAACCGCGGTCTATTTGAATATTCACTCGAAAGCATGAGCCAATACGGTATGTACTTCACAGATATTTCACTTGATCTTCACGTGAATGAACCGGCTGACAACGTCCGAACCGAGTATGAAGAGCGCTTCAGCGCGTTGGGCCAACCGATTTATCGGATGGAGGCCGCCTTCCGCCCGAAAATTTGA
- the dhaM gene encoding dihydroxyacetone kinase phosphoryl donor subunit DhaM, translating into MSDIVELIIVSHSAKIAEGIQDLMKEMAPAVPIHLASGLEDGSIGTDVTRILEAIEAVDKEALILSDIGSATMNAELAVDMYEGDKTIQFYDGPIVESAFVASVSSGNGMDVAQIVEQLKMA; encoded by the coding sequence TTGAGTGACATCGTAGAGCTCATCATCGTATCCCATAGCGCCAAAATCGCCGAAGGGATCCAAGACTTGATGAAAGAGATGGCCCCGGCCGTTCCGATTCACTTGGCGAGTGGACTTGAGGACGGCAGCATCGGGACCGATGTGACCCGTATCCTCGAGGCCATCGAGGCCGTCGACAAAGAAGCGCTCATCTTATCCGATATTGGTTCGGCCACGATGAATGCCGAACTTGCCGTCGATATGTATGAAGGTGATAAAACGATTCAGTTCTATGACGGACCAATCGTCGAGAGCGCCTTCGTCGCTTCCGTCTCATCCGGTAACGGGATGGACGTCGCTCAAATCGTGGAACAACTAAAAATGGCATGA
- the dhaL gene encoding dihydroxyacetone kinase subunit DhaL — translation MLTIDGFKQALRHAQSEIEANKDTLTDLDRAIGDGDHGINMSRGFEAVVAVLDDDYASLGDLSRKVGMTLMSKVGGAAGPLYGSAFVKAAPKFGDATEADFKLVKEALLEASTAIKARGKSEVGQKTMVDVWEPFLSDLSEADDFDAKLDRLVGETEDMIATKGRASYFGENSRGTVDPGALSSSIVLKAIMKEVE, via the coding sequence ATGTTGACGATTGATGGGTTCAAGCAAGCATTACGACACGCCCAATCCGAGATTGAGGCGAACAAGGATACACTGACCGACCTCGACCGCGCCATCGGCGACGGAGACCACGGCATCAATATGTCACGCGGCTTTGAAGCGGTCGTAGCCGTACTCGATGACGACTATGCCAGCCTTGGCGACTTGAGCAGGAAAGTCGGGATGACGCTCATGTCCAAAGTCGGCGGCGCAGCCGGTCCGTTATACGGGTCGGCATTCGTCAAGGCAGCACCTAAGTTCGGTGACGCAACCGAGGCCGATTTCAAGCTCGTCAAAGAAGCGCTTCTTGAGGCGTCGACAGCGATCAAGGCGCGCGGGAAGTCAGAGGTTGGCCAGAAGACAATGGTCGATGTGTGGGAACCGTTCTTGTCTGACTTGAGCGAGGCTGACGATTTTGATGCCAAACTCGACCGCCTCGTCGGCGAGACCGAAGATATGATTGCCACGAAAGGCCGGGCATCTTATTTCGGTGAAAACTCACGCGGTACGGTCGACCCTGGCGCACTCTCGAGTTCCATCGTGTTGAAAGCGATTATGAAGGAGGTTGAGTGA
- the dhaK gene encoding dihydroxyacetone kinase subunit DhaK, with the protein MKKLIGEANELVSQMVEGMVHAHPELYGRVEGFNVICRADGAKSGKVGLVSGGGSGHEPAHAGYVGDGMLDAAVCGEVFTSPTPDMVLEGIKAADGGNGVLLVVKNYAGDVMNFELAAELADAEGIKVDHVVVADDVAISNKEDRRGVAGTVFVHKIAGAAAASGKSLSEVKALAEKVATNVRSMGMAVEPCYMPVSGKPGFDLNEEEMEIGIGIHGERGVERKPTTNVDAIVDDLLDHLKKEVSPGEVAVMVNGMGGTPLSELYVTYHFVAKKLEDAGYTLKRKYVGNYMTSLEMHGFSITLLPLDEEMTGYLDAPSAALGFKL; encoded by the coding sequence GTGAAGAAACTGATCGGTGAAGCAAACGAGCTCGTGTCACAAATGGTCGAAGGAATGGTCCATGCCCATCCTGAACTGTACGGTCGTGTGGAAGGATTCAACGTCATCTGTCGTGCTGACGGGGCCAAGTCCGGAAAAGTCGGACTCGTCTCGGGTGGAGGCAGCGGTCATGAACCGGCCCACGCCGGTTATGTAGGTGACGGGATGCTCGATGCCGCTGTATGTGGTGAAGTGTTCACGTCCCCGACCCCGGACATGGTGCTCGAAGGCATCAAAGCGGCCGATGGAGGAAACGGGGTATTACTCGTCGTCAAAAACTATGCAGGTGACGTCATGAACTTCGAGCTCGCCGCCGAACTTGCGGACGCCGAAGGAATTAAAGTCGACCACGTCGTCGTCGCGGACGATGTAGCCATCTCGAACAAGGAAGACCGCCGCGGGGTTGCCGGCACCGTGTTCGTGCATAAGATCGCCGGCGCGGCCGCAGCGAGCGGGAAATCACTCTCCGAAGTGAAAGCGCTTGCGGAGAAAGTTGCCACTAACGTTCGCTCGATGGGGATGGCTGTCGAACCTTGTTACATGCCGGTGAGCGGCAAGCCAGGTTTTGATTTGAATGAAGAAGAGATGGAAATCGGCATCGGGATTCACGGGGAGCGCGGCGTCGAACGGAAGCCGACGACGAACGTCGATGCCATCGTGGATGACCTGCTCGACCACTTGAAAAAAGAAGTGAGTCCTGGCGAAGTTGCTGTTATGGTCAACGGTATGGGCGGTACGCCATTGTCTGAATTGTACGTGACGTATCACTTCGTCGCGAAAAAATTAGAGGATGCCGGCTACACGTTGAAACGGAAATACGTCGGCAACTATATGACGTCCCTCGAGATGCACGGATTCTCGATCACTCTCTTGCCGCTCGACGAGGAAATGACGGGCTATCTTGATGCACCGTCGGCGGCACTCGGTTTCAAACTCTAA